Part of the Bacillus andreraoultii genome is shown below.
CAAAGCAGTAACGATTTTAGAGGCTACACCAGGTACTCCTGTAATTCCTGCCCCGACGACAGATACTTTTGCGCAATTTTTTTCTAATATCGGTTCATATCCTAATGATTCAAGTGTTGTTCTAGCCTTTTCAGCGACATGGTCGTTTACTGTATAAACAACATCACTAGGTGAGATATTTATAAAATCAACAGATATTTGCTCATTTGCCATTGCTTTAAATACTTCAACTTGTAGATTATATTGGTCTTTTTTTGCGAACACTTTAATTTGTGTAACATTTGGTACATGGGCAATCCCTGTTACCAATCTTTCCTTAATATCCGTTCCCTTTGATCGATTTATTTTCGAAAGTTTTGTTACTAAGGTACCTTTCGCATCGGAGTAAGTTGAACGAATACGTATTGGCACGTCCGCTTGCATAGCGATTTCAACCGCTCTAGGATGAATTACTTTTGCCCCTTGATACGCTAGGTTACTAACTTCATTGTAGGTAACGATTGGCAATGGTCTTGCTTTATCTGTCAATTTCGGGTCAGCTGTCATTACTCCTTCAACATCTGTAAAAATATCAATCCACTCCGCTTGAAGTGCAGCACCGAGAGCAGCTGCTGATGTATCACTTCCACCACGTCCAATAGTTGTCGTATCCCCATTAAGTGCTTCTCCTTGAAATCCAGCAACAACGACGACATCATACGTTTCTAATTCCTTTAAAATTCTTTTCGTATCCATTTCTAAAATTTTTGCGTTCGTAAAGTCATTGTTTGTCCGAAAACCCGCTTGAGCTCCAGTTAATGAAGTAGCCTGAATGCCTTGTTTAAGTAATAATTCTGTAAAAACAACTGAGGAAATGATTTCCCCACAGGACATGATAATATCTTGCTCTCGTTTCGTCACACTCGTGTTATCCCCACCAATAAGAGAGAGTAATGTATCCGTTGCATATGGATCCCCCATCCTCCC
Proteins encoded:
- the dapG gene encoding aspartate kinase; translated protein: MKIIVQKFGGTSVRTEDNRMQALKHIRNSIEEGYKAVVVVSAMGRMGDPYATDTLLSLIGGDNTSVTKREQDIIMSCGEIISSVVFTELLLKQGIQATSLTGAQAGFRTNNDFTNAKILEMDTKRILKELETYDVVVVAGFQGEALNGDTTTIGRGGSDTSAAALGAALQAEWIDIFTDVEGVMTADPKLTDKARPLPIVTYNEVSNLAYQGAKVIHPRAVEIAMQADVPIRIRSTYSDAKGTLVTKLSKINRSKGTDIKERLVTGIAHVPNVTQIKVFAKKDQYNLQVEVFKAMANEQISVDFINISPSDVVYTVNDHVAEKARTTLESLGYEPILEKNCAKVSVVGAGITGVPGVASKIVTALSSKGIRILQSADSYTTIWVLVKQQDLKKAVNALHDAFHLESEEIEVEAIDEKSSFTNKIKE